The Raphanus sativus cultivar WK10039 chromosome 2, ASM80110v3, whole genome shotgun sequence DNA segment tcaatAACAAACCAAACAAGAACAGAACATACCGGAGACAGTAAGACTTCATAAAAAGATTGACAATCGAGAGGAACCAAAAGAGAGGAATTAGGGTTTCTGCTCTTGGCATCGATCCATGGTGGTGGGATTGAATGAAATAGAgaggtagagagagagagaaggggatATGCGAGTGGTGTTACTTAAAACCTATGtgtgtaatttttaaaaaggttcAGAACGGCATTACCGtgacatatataattaatattttaattgacTACTGAACGGTtctttctataaaatatattatttttaatcttttttattttttaatttctagtTTTAGGAAGTTTTCTCCAAGACATGATGTTGTGAGTCTGTAAGTTGACATAttctgatttgtttttgtaactcCTGCTTCTGCTTAAAAGGTTTTTATGGTTAGTGGTGGgattattaactttttgaagAGTTTAGTGTTTGTGGTTAACCTTTTTTTGGAGGGGGTTCAGTGTTTCTGGTTGCAAATAGTGCGGACGTTTTTGGCGTTTTTCATCAGAAAGTTAGTGGAAAACTATACAAATTGcctttttaattatgttatctCACTTGAACATTTTTTAGCATGCATTTCTCTGACACTCCACCAAATCATCAAATAGTGTATTTCTTTTGCTTTGCTTCTCTCCCATGGTACTCCATAGCTATGCGTTTTTGAAAGAGTAACTTTTAAGATTTCTATAATGAAGTCTACCCAAAACCATGATCCATGCTCGATCAAGCTGAAATATTAAAGATAGCCGAATGGATACTAAACCATGACACTAAACTGCCAcaatcgaaaaaaaaaacaaaaccgaaaatAATTGAATGAAACCGAACCGATAATCCGAACGCCGAAGCTAGGCATGGATATTTTACATGGACCCGGAAATATGAAACTTACTCGAAAATATTTGAcccaaaaccaaacaaaatcaTTTACAAGGATTTATTGGGTCCAAAATATTTCTACCCGAAATAGCCAGAACCGAAAAGAACCGATCTGAATAGATCCGACCCGAATACACTCGACCTGATATATAAGAACCGATTCACATTCGCCTTAAAAACACTAATATACAAAACTATGATTTTTAtgttctattttctatattttattttatgaattagttgaaatatctttttgtttacaattttgctattattttatagcattttcaagtaatatgaaattttaaatgtaaaatgtatagtttaaaatgttttcttttaattattaataatttattttaagttattttggaaaaaattagatatatattatagattttgaCTGAATTCGATGGATTCTAGGTATTCCATGTCCTTTTCGGATCCTAAATACTCGAACCCGACCCATTACGAATCCAAAAATTACaagtatattataaatattttaattatagactCAAACCGATCTGAATTCGAGAAGAATTGATCTGAACTTGAATATGAACGAAAATTTACAAATACTTATTGGATTCAAATGTTTAAGATTCAAAAGACCTGGATCCGATAGAAACCAGCCCGAACCCGACTCCGAAAACTTGAACAGGTAGACCTAGCTTTTGAGAATTATTATTCTCAGTATGGTGTTTTCTGCGATACGTGCGGAtaattgattttagttttaaaactgTACAATTTCTTTAACATGAGCTGATTCTGGTTTTTTAAATGTTGCATGTAGTTTTATCTGGCCTCTTTCTAAACTGTAATAAAAATTGTGTTTTATGATTTCCAAAATACCACGATTAAGTTCATAATACATAAATGTTGAAATGTTGCTTTTAGTTGGGTTTTCTTAAAGATCATCATAGAGTTGTATTGGCTTTTTTGCTCGAACTCATGCATTAAACTTGATTGTTTACCATGCCTCAGaagtttttgatgatttttatttatgttatcaaAGTAAAATTTCCTGTAAACTGCATAGCTCGGTGATAATTTTATATGCGCTTAGAATCTTagataaactatttttaaaattctaattgttaatgtacataaataatataaaattgacataaaataatttacaattcaAATAATTACTTACTTACTGTattactaataattttatatgcgTTAAAAATCTGAGGATACAAAAACAATATtcaatagtatataataaaaaaaataacattcaaaaataataatctaatgCTGATATCATAATATTTATGTACAGTAAACATATacattatgtttaaaaaatttaaaacataccatatatgttttattttcatatatataaattgtattcaattagaataaaataaaatatcttaaaattaataaGTCCAAAATATGTTAAAACTAGTAAaagaactatatatatttaatactatAAAGAAGAGGATCTCTCTTCTTCTATGCTGTCACATCATTAAATAGGTCTCTCTCAGCGTAACACGTGGCAATGGAATATGATCCGCAGCATTTCAAAAACACCAGTTTTTATTGATAGTTTCATGAATaagttgtattttaaatatattttttaaaaatgctatttgcggaaagttttcattttatcgAGAAATATAGGAGATTTAGGATTGTGATTTAGAGAttatgataacaaaaaaatttgttgataaatGAGTAGTAgttcagaatttttcatcaatatgttgtatttttaaatattttttaaactgttattttggaaaattttcattttatagagaactattatatatttgagattgtgatttaaaaattaggataacatgaatttttgttgatagatgagtattctttcagaatttttcatcaataggttgtacttttaaatatttttttgaaaaattgctattttgtaaagttttcattttatagagaaatatagtAGATTTAAGATTGTGATTTAGAGATTATAATACCAAGACTTTTTGTTgataaataagtattttttcaaaaaaattcatcaatatgttgtattttaaatatttttttgaaactgttattttttgaaagttttaattttatagtgAAATATAGTAGATTTAAGATTGTGATTTAGAGATTaggataaaataaaattttgttgatAGTTTCATCAATAGggtgtatttttaaatattttttaaaaaactgctattttcggatagttttcattttatagagaaatatatgAGATTTAGGATTCTGATTTAGAGATTAGGataacaataaatttttttgataaatgagtgttctttcagaatttttcatcaatagattgtatttttaaatatttttttaacaaactgctatttttagaaactttaCATTTTATTAAGAAACATAGTAGATTTGAGATTGTGATTTAGAGActaggataacaagaatttttgttgatagataAATATTCTTTCAGAAATTTTTTATCAAtagattgtatttttaaatatttcttttaaataattgctattttttgaaagttttcattttatagagaaatataagAGATTTGGGATTGTGATTTAGAGACTAGGATAAaaagaatttttgttgataaatgagtatttttctgaatttttcatcaatatgttgtattttcaaatatattttttaaactgctaTTTTGGAAAGAtttcattttatagaaaaatatagtatatttgatATTGTGATTTAGAGATTAGGATAACAAAAATTTTtgtagatagatagataaatatTCTTGGAAATAACAAAACTGCtgtttttggaaatttttcattttatagagaaatataatagttttaggaTTGTGATTTAGAGATTATGATGAtaagaatttttgttgatagtTTCATGAATAatgttgtattttaaaaatattttttaaaaaatgctattttcggaaagttttcatttatcGAGAAATATAGGAGATTTAAGATTGTAATTTAGAGATTATGATAACAAgattttttgttgataaatgaGTATTAgttcagaatttttcatcaaaatgttgtatttttaaatatttgttttaaaactgttatttttggaaaaatttcatattgtaaatttcggattgtgatttagagattatgataacaagaatttttgttaataaatgagtattttttttagaatttttcatcaatagactgtattttaaaatattttcttaacaaactggtatttttggaaagttttcattttttagaGTAACATAGTAAATTTGGAATTGTGATTTAAAGATTAGGATAAcaaattttttgtaaatattatataataagacTACACATTAAgaaattttttgaaaagtaCTAAAATACAGAaactagacaaaaaaaaaagaatctagttattagtttataatttaaatcattttaaccgcagccaaaaaaaatatgtagttaaaaaaattaaattggttCAAACAATTTGGACCCATGAACCACAAATTTAATCGGTTTATTCTGGTTCGATTATATGATTACATTATcgggaaaaaaaaacacaagcgAGTAAATACATACACGATAAAatcctaaaaccctaaaaagcTTTACAATCAAAATCACTTTACTTTGGAGAGAAgcagcagagagagagagagagagagagagagagaagcaatGAGCATCATCGCAGGCTCCTACGAGAGATTCATATGGGGTTTCAAGCTCAAACCCACAAAGCACGACTCCGACACTCAAACCCTAACCCTCTCCCCTCTCTTCTCCTACCCTTCCCACATCTCCTCCATCACCACCGTCGCCTGCTCCGGTCCCGCCGCAGCTTCCGGCGGCTCCGACGACACCATCCACCTCTACGACCTCCCTTCCGCCTCCTCCCTCGGCTCCCTCCTCGACCACAATCACGCCGCCTCCATCACCGCCCTCTCCTTCTACACCCCCTCCTCCCTCTCCTTCCCTCGCAACCTCGTCTCCGCCGCCGCCGACGGCTCCGTCGCCATCTTCGACACCGACCCTTTCGTCCTCCTCAAGTCCTTTCGCCCTCACAAGAAGGCCGTCAACGATCTGTCGATTCACCCTTCCGGGAAGCTCGCTCTTGCTGTGTACCGCGACGAGTGCTTCGCGATGTTGAATCTCGTCAGAGGGAAGAGGAGTTTCTGCTGCAGGTTGGGGCACGAGGCGAGTCTTGTCAAGTTTGATCCGAGTGGGGAGAGGTTTTTCATGGTGTCGAATAGTAAAATCGGTGTTCATCAGTCTGAGGATGCTAAGCTTCTTCTCGAGCTTGATAATGGTAGCCGCAAGCGTATACTCTGTGCTTCTCCTGGAGATGTGAGATTCTCTCTCTACTTATctatctctctgtctctgtttTAACTTGTGTCTGAGAATTTGTACATGTCTTAAAGTAAGTAACTTTGAGATTcttgtctgaaaaaaaaatctcatttttgTGTGTCTTGATGGTACATTAAGATGGTTTTAGAGCTTCTTGgcttctttttttctctgtctgtatttttttttttgtatattaactTGTCTTCTTCAACTTGTGTCTGAGAATCAGTTGTACATGTCTAAAGTAAGTAACTTTGAGATTCTTGTCTGAAAAAGATCTCATTTTTGTGTGTCTTGATGGTACATCAAAATGGTTTTAGAGCTTCTCTTGGCTTCTTTATTCCTCTGGCTGTATATTAACTTGTCTTCTTCAACTTGTGTCTGAGAATCAGTTGTACTTGTCTTAAAGTAAgtaaaattgaaaagaaaaaaaagtaagtaATTTTGAGATTCTGGTCTGAAAAAGATGGTCTTAGAGCTCCCATGGTGCCAAAAATGTAAATTGCAGAAAGAGCCCACATTCTTGAAGCCATTGAAAGAGTTTGATTTAAGAGTAATTCAGTCCTAGACTCTGAGTTATGTGATGATTGCTATACTAATTGTTTGCTTAATCTGCTTCAGAATGCAactttagttttagttttttttttttttatcttgctTTAGTTTGAATTTAGGAAGAGTCCATCTTGGATATGTAGAGTTGTCCTGGTGATGGTTTTGATTACCTTGGCTAAAAAATGTTTTGCTTAATTTGCAACAGAGTGGGACTCTGTTTACAGCTGGTGAGGATAGGGCAATAACAGCGTGGGACACAAATAGCGGGAAGCTTGCTTACTCCATACAAGATGCTCATCCAGCTCGTATCAAGGGTGTGGTCACGCTTACAAGGAACGACAGCGAAGGTGCATCAGAAGATCCGTACTTGGTTGCTTCTGCATCTTCTGATGGGATCATACGTGTTTGGGACATGCGAATGGCTGCTAAAGAGAATGCGAAACCATTAGCCGAGACTAATACTAAATCGAGGCTTACATGTCTTGCCGGATCAGCTCTTAAATGTGAGTCTAATACACGT contains these protein-coding regions:
- the LOC108821105 gene encoding uncharacterized protein LOC108821105 — encoded protein: MSIIAGSYERFIWGFKLKPTKHDSDTQTLTLSPLFSYPSHISSITTVACSGPAAASGGSDDTIHLYDLPSASSLGSLLDHNHAASITALSFYTPSSLSFPRNLVSAAADGSVAIFDTDPFVLLKSFRPHKKAVNDLSIHPSGKLALAVYRDECFAMLNLVRGKRSFCCRLGHEASLVKFDPSGERFFMVSNSKIGVHQSEDAKLLLELDNGSRKRILCASPGDSGTLFTAGEDRAITAWDTNSGKLAYSIQDAHPARIKGVVTLTRNDSEGASEDPYLVASASSDGIIRVWDMRMAAKENAKPLAETNTKSRLTCLAGSALKSMRRPQIGNQKSQKLEEGPNSA